The following coding sequences are from one Sander lucioperca isolate FBNREF2018 chromosome 2, SLUC_FBN_1.2, whole genome shotgun sequence window:
- the zgc:112294 gene encoding transmembrane protein 17A, translating into MPVFYSPVPENLQMGLAYMGGSVFTNNRTADSDFTREQEDASVVNELVSYLPLQMLLYFNMFYFPCWWFSAVFMLEVKFYYLPGYYQALLITGMILLTVTEAVRLYLGYIGNLKEKVPELAAFWLLSFMFQLPVLLFFLTDEGIIILPLERAVHSLYLLFLLAQILASFLALRTMTRKLTLLFHLRQFGKVESFRHTGLSPVYGLPYHRSVLPMSPTHNMYH; encoded by the exons ATGCCTGTGTTTTACTCACCTGTTCCCGAGAACCTGCAGATGGGTCTGGCCTATATGGGAGGCTCTGTGTTCACCAACAACAGGACAGCAGACAGTGACTTCACCAGGGAGCAGGAGGACGCGTCTG TGGTCAACGAGCTGGTTTCTTACCTTCCCCTGCAGATGCTTCTTTActtcaacatgttttattttcccTGTTGGTGGTTTTCTGCTGTTTTCATGTTGGAAGTCAAG TTCTATTATCTTCCCGGGTACTACCAGGCTCTGCTTATAACCGGGATGATCCTCCTCACAGTCACTGAAGCGGTCAGACTTTATCTGGGCTACATTGGCAACCTTAAGGAAAAG GTGCCAGAGCTGGCAGCCTTCTGGCTCCTGTCTTTCATGTTTCAGCTGCCAGTGCTGCTGTTCTTCCTGACTGATGAAGGAATTATCATCCTGCCTCTAGAGAGAGCTGTGCACTCCCTCTACCTCCTCTTCCTGCTCGCCCAGATCCTGGCTTCCTTCCTGGCTCTCAGGACCATGACCCGAAAGCTCACACTGCTTTTCCATTTGCGCCAGTTTGGCAAGGTGGAGAGCTTTCGCCACACAGGGCTGAGCCCTGTCTACGGGCTGCCCTACCACCGCAGTGTGCTGCCCATGTCACCCACCCATAATATGTACCATTAA
- the selenoe gene encoding selenoprotein e, producing the protein MWAFLVLTFALAVRASDTNNDTAVEEKLDIARGKLLAPSVVGUGIKKMPELHHFLLERWALYHNLEYDSSEEKNPHLILYNEKDEVVKTVPVKKMKADEISSLLDSLGFYKRSQKGEEVPEEFQHFPLRTPRDEL; encoded by the exons atgtgGGCCTTCTTGGTGCTCACTTTTGCCCTCGCTGTTAGAGCATCAGACACTAACAACGACACAGCGGTTGAAGAAAAGCTTGATATAGCCAGAGGTAAACTGCTG GCTCCCAGTGTGGTGGGATGAGGCATAAAGAAAATGCCCGAGCTCCATCATTTTCTTCTGGAGCGCTGGGCTTTATA CCACAACTTGGAATACGATTCATCGGAGGAGAAGAATCCCCATCTGATACTCTATAACGAAAAGGACGAGGTTGTAAAG ACTGTTCCTGTGAAGAAAATGAAGGCAGACGAGATCAGCAGCCTGTTGGACTCACTAGGTTTCTACAAGAGGTCCCAGAAAGGGGAAGAGGTGCCAGAGGAGTTCCAGCATTTCCCCCTGCGCACCCCTAGGGACGAGCTGTGA